In the genome of Dermacentor andersoni chromosome 3, qqDerAnde1_hic_scaffold, whole genome shotgun sequence, one region contains:
- the LOC126541375 gene encoding BLOC-2 complex member HPS3 translates to MKSAGKVQAAADSVNWRLLACHNFVSQDVFLTQDKDIVAMCAARDKLLVATSRMNVEVRDLNSKGLLLFAFPTTDQAVMIDYCEGANFVLALEKEMTRSVDVFHVRAYFNWWVEPCNQVPKTREAGSEPESNGCAGRRLEIVELPAKRHGLSCVACCRQAGTTLVAAGCAISVFVLKTAYDKTKRQLYNDFERLMVLEVSFKPNHVYVCEDHVACCSNSEILVFRIILETEAVKSLEAAAEATTTGSQKKKQLAMNIHESSVIADDPSYVQLRFESDESTEWANASWEQELKTVLHPSCFPVELTLRPAGKPRKKDLEDSDSFVLGPRVNPPDFCKVAVTVDPDTDLITSFEVSAIMLLYRNFSGRDSGPVIAFHWMPYYINDSTAHPLTEAMSNAPKTASFVLHSGIFTKLRTLACLVSSGKRGYLYRLSEIPQLVSIYRYSKEAQSVAVDAFFLHALTIAGLETYTVPILYEPKEPVDTRKTPLGKPTVMVGLRPFLGLKTLLMSDQHLVMAAAAAAAGGDSMMSQDAGEPSCTLYSLMKPSTDQFFSDLKEAASTRKDDDLLSYINAVKHGFRLLNLSIALKGRYSCSSELLSAFSDACCILGDTFLKSESPAERENAALYYSLSEECIETVVNRVLFFKSLVNKTHLAKTVVQYIKIVCEQSTVLSAKKSTPISSTLADTILEIFSEECPEYLHKLILCTSFAAFRSEKALSLLKSNLFDKRQSQGHAADSLACVQLLLLSGNTEAGKVILKVLSKEFLMPVLLELHELVHRNQVLTPLGELIKATRPDVYFSMLVHLKNNGTMAPEQIVLILQHSASPQAEPHCVPMLREFLEAILSSKRTNAQAYPHLLMTLVKAYVGKMAPYSGSGSPQQAPAQLVHTKPATLFGNRHPWLLELPPFLGRTIPKTCNQYTTTMNLAECCICSSCWDELLRMQSLLCSDLLPASLRPRVLELLEQSSLLESENYVSLKALCLPPTKALALLLKSYPSSVLGFMEHKFPEDNGEWVSLYTSVSIKLQAASKKKKTAIYKSIMEGALSYLSEALTPEQLVNLLPPGKQEYADYVKQCMERYQAKLLREKIIALGTELKDMM, encoded by the coding sequence ATGAAGAGCGCTGGGAAAGTGCAGGCGGCCGCGGACAGCGTGAACTGGCGTCTGTTGGCCTGCCACAACTTTGTTTCCCAAGACGTTTTCCTTACGCAGGACAAGGATATCGTAGCTATGTGCGCGGCTAGGGACAAACTTCTCGTCGCCACTTCCAGGATGAACGTGGAGGTTCGCGATCTCAACTCAAAGGGATTGCTCCTGTTCGCGTTCCCGACCACCGACCAGGCGGTAATGATAGACTACTGCGAAGGAGCCAACTTTGTGCTAGCTCTGGAGAAAGAAATGACGCGGTCAGTGGACGTGTTTCATGTGCGCGCATACTTCAACTGGTGGGTAGAGCCCTGCAACCAGGTACCGAAGACGAGGGAGGCCGGCTCCGAACCGGAGAGCAATGGCTGTGCCGGCAGGCGCCTCGAAATAGTCGAACTGCCGGCGAAAAGGCACGGCTTGTCTTGCGTGGCGTGTTGCCGTCAGGCGGGCACAACTCTTGTTGCAGCGGGCTGTGCCATCAGTGTGTTCGTTCTGAAGACTGCGTATGACAAAACAAAGAGACAGTTGTACAATGACTTTGAGCGGTTGATGGTTCTTGAAGTCAGCTTTAAACCAAACCACGTTTATGTGTGTGAAGATCACGTGGCCTGTTGTTCCAACAGCGAGATCCTTGTCTTTAGGATTATACTTGAGACCGAAGCAGTAAAAAGCTTAGAGGCGGCCGCAGAAGCCACAACCACTGGCAGCCAGAAGAAGAAGCAACTTGCGATGAACATTCACGAAAGCAGTGTCATCGCAGATGACCCAAGCTATGTACAGCTGAGATTTGAATCTGACGAATCTACAGAATGGGCTAACGCAAGTTGGGAGCAGGAATTGAAAACTGTCCTGCATCCTTCATGCTTTCCCGTGGAACTGACCCTAAGGCCGGCCGGCAAGCCTCGCAAAAAAGATTTGGAAGACTCTGATTCTTTTGTTCTTGGGCCCAGGGTTAATCCTCCAGATTTCTGTAAGGTTGCCGTCACTGTCGATCCTGACACTGACCTCATTACCTCGTTTGAAGTCTCTGCCATTATGTTACTGTACAGAAATTTTAGTGGCAGAGACAGCGGACCTGTGATAGCGTTCCATTGGATGCCATATTACATAAATGATAGCACGGCACACCCTCTCACGGAGGCCATGTCAAATGCGCCAAAGACCGCATCGTTTGTCTTGCACTCTGGGATTTTTACCAAGCTCAGGACGTTGGCCTGCCTGGTCTCATCAGGAAAGCGTGGCTACCTTTACAGGTTGAGTGAAATTCCACAGCTTGTCAGCATCTACAGGTATTCCAAAGAAGCACAGAGTGTGGCAGTTGATGCATTCTTCCTTCATGCACTCACAATTGCAGGGCTAGAAACTTACACTGTTCCCATTCTGTATGAGCCAAAGGAACCTGTCGACACTCGTAAAACTCCATTAGGAAAACCTACAGTGATGGTTGGCTTACGACCGTTCCTGGGTTTGAAGACTTTACTCATGTCAGACCAGCATCTAGTgatggctgctgctgccgctgctgctggtggtgactCCATGATGAGTCAAGATGCAGGGGAACCATCATGCACACTGTATTCTCTCATGAAACCTTCCACGGATCAGTTCTTTTCAGATCTCAAAGAGGCCGCGAGTACACGCAAAGATGACGACTTGTTGTCTTACATAAATGCTGTCAAGCACGGTTTCCGTCTTCTAAATCTGAGCATTGCACTCAAGGGCAGGTATTCCTGCAGTTCTGAATTGCTTTCAGCATTCTCCGATGCATGCTGCATTCTGGGGGACACTTTCCTAAAGAGTGAATCACCTGCCGAAAGAGAGAATGCCGCTTTGTACTACAGCTTGTCTGAGGAGTGCATTGAGACAGTCGTTAACAGAGTACTCTTCTTCAAGAGCCTCGTAAACAAAACTCACTTGGCTAAAACTGTTGTGCAGTACATCAAAATTGTCTGTGAACAATCCACTGTGCTGTCTGCCAAGAAGTCGACACCCATATCGTCCACCCTGGCAGACACCATACTTGAAATATTCTCAGAAGAGTGTCCAGAATACTTGCACAAGCTCATTCTTTGTACAAGTTTTGCGGCCTTCAGGTCAGAAAAAGCGCTGAGCCTGCTGAAGAGCAATTTGTTTGACAAGCGACAAAGTCAAGGCCACGCTGCGGATAGCTTGGCATGtgtgcagttgctgctgctgagTGGAAACACCGAGGCAGGGAAAGTTATCCTGAAGGTGCTTTCGAAGGAGTTCCTGATGCCTGTTCTTCTGGAATTGCACGAGCTCGTGCACAGGAATCAAGTCCTTACGCCACTGGGCGAGCTCATCAAGGCCACCAGGCCCGACGTGTACTTTTCCATGTTAGTGCACCTAAAGAACAACGGAACGATGGCACCGGAGCAGATTGTCCTCATCCTTCAGCACTCTGCGAGCCCTCAGGCTGAGCCTCACTGTGTCCCGATGCTGAGAGAGTTCCTTGAGGCCATACTGTCGAGCAAGCGCACCAATGCCCAGGCATATCCTCATCTCCTCATGACTCTCGTGAAGGCGTACGTCGGCAAGATGGCACCGTACAGTGGCTCCGGAAGTCCCCAGCAGGCACCAGCACAGCTGGTTCACACGAAACCAGCGACACTGTTTGGGAACCGACACCCTTGGCTTCTGGAACTTCCCCCGTTCCTGGGCCGGACCATCCCGAAGACCTGCAACCAGTACACAACTACAATGAACCTCGCCGAGTGCTGCATCTGCTCCAGCTGCTGGGACGAGCTGCTGCGGATGCAGTCGCTCCTCTGCTCAGACCTGCTGCCTGCCTCGCTGCGACCACGGGTCCTGGAGCTTCTGGAACAGTCGTCGCTCCTGGAGTCCGAAAACTATGTGTCACTGAAGGCTCTCTGCTTGCCCCCGACCAAGGCGCTTGCGCTTCTCCTCAAGTCGTACCCGAGCTCTGTGTTGGGTTTCATGGAACACAAGTTCCCAGAGGACAATGGCGAGTGGGTGTCCCTGTACACATCTGTGAGCATTAAACTTCAGGCGGCTAGCAAGAAAAAGAAGACTGCCATTTACAAGAGCATCATGGAAGGTGCACTGTCTTACCTGAGCGAAGCACTGACGCCTGAACAGCTTGTCAATCTTCTTCCACCTGGCAAGCAGGAGTATGCGGATTACGTGAAACAGTGCATGGAACGCTACCAGGCAAAATTGTTGAGGGAGAAGATCATTGCACTTGGGACTGAGCTAAAGGACATGATGTAA